GAGATTGATGAGATTGGGGAGATCGAAAAGGAGAAAGGTGAGAACTTCATTTTAAAGAATAAAAAAGGAGAGGATCTCTCGGATGGTCTTAGTAAAATCCTCCTAAAATTAGCTACTAGAAAAGGAAAAACCTAGATACAATAACATCTAAAATAAGTCATTAAAAAAAATAGAGACTAAAATAGTCCTATTAGGGGAGAAGAATGAAAAAGATCCTATATATAATTTCGGCTTTGACTATTTTAATAACAGCTATTTTCTTCCTCCTTCCAGGCCATGAGATCATTTTGATGGCTTTCATGGCTGCTATTTTATCAACAGCATATTTTTTAATCTTGGCGATATGGAGATCAAGTAATGAATATCATAGAATCAAGAGACGAACTTCATATTTAATAATGTTTTTTTCAATTATATTTATTTTTCTTCCATTTTTAGTTGGTTTAATCGTCATATATATTTATCAACCTTCATTATCATCGTTTTTTTGTGGAATAAGTGTTTCAGGATTTACTATGACCCTATTTTATGACTTTTTAAATATCCCACTGGCCATGCATCATAAAAGAAAGGAGGAAGAAATAGCTAAACAACCTATAAGGGATTATCCATCAATAAGTATAATAGTCCCAGCATATAATGAGGAAAAATGCATAGAGAAAACTATAGAATCTCTTCTTGAGCTAGATTATCCAGATAAAGAGATCATAGTAGTGGATGATGGATCTATGGATAGGACACATGAGATAGCTTTAAGATTTGTTTCGAGAGATCTAGAAGTTGTTCATAAGGAAAATGGGGGGAAGGCGTCAGCATTAAATTGTGGTTTATTTTTCTCTAAAGGGGAAATAATAGTTGTTGTTGACGCCGACAGCCTGATCTCACGAACTGCTTTAAAGGAGATAGCTAAAAGGTTGCAAGATCCTAAAATACTTGGGCTGGCTGGAAATGTCAAGGTCTTAAATAGAAACAACTTTTTGACTAGATGCCAGGCTCTCGAGTACATAACTGACATTAACATCGCCAAGAGAGCTTTCGCTACGATGGGATGCACCATGGTCGTGCCAGGATGCCTTGGGGCCTTCAAAAGAAGTGCACTTATAGAAACTGGGAATTTTGATCCAGATACTGTTACCGAGGACTTCGACACGACCCTCAAAGTCCTGAAGATAGGAGGCGTCGTCCAGACATCATCATACGCGTTCTCATATACTGAGGCCCCAGAGACCCTAAGGGATCTCTATAGGCAGAGGCTGAGGTGGTATAGAGGCACATTCCAAGCGCTCCTCAAGCACAGGAACATAATATCTAGACCCATATTCGACTTCCTAAGCTTCATAGGTTATCCATATATTCTCCTTTCAATTATTTTTATTCCAATATGTGGGTTCATAGCCTTGATCTCAGGGATAATAGCATCGTTAACTGGGGGCGCTATAATTTTTCTACGGATGTTGATTATTTTTATCTTCTTGGAATTTTTTTTCTCTCTTCTAGCCATTCAAATGGACGATGAAGACATAAAACTCACTTTATATGCCCCGTTTTTCGTGATTGGATACCGACATCTCAGAGACTTAATACGGCTTAAAAGCCTATTCGATGTTATTTTAAAGAGGGAGATAAAATGGATGAAAGTAGAGAGAATAGGGAGGGCCCAGGAGATAGGTAGATATGTCAAAACACATTAAATTGCTAATTAATAAAAATTTTATAAACTTCATTATCATAGCTAGCATTTTTATTATTGCTATAATTTGGTCAATATTTTGTGAGATTCCATTAACATATAGTAATGAATTTAAAAAGAAGGTTTGTATATTTTTCGATGATGGGTGGAAGAATCAGTTTGATGTAGCTCTTCCAGTATTAAAAGATTTTGGATTTAAAGCTACATTTTCAATAATAACTGATTATATAGGAATTGACAGAGGAACATTTTGGAGTAGAATGAATGATGATGAACTTAGGGTTTTAAAAAATTTAGGGATGGAGATAGCTTCACATTCAAAAACACATCCTCATATGAATAATTTAACAAGAGAACAGCTAATAGATGAAATTATAAATTCAAAGTATGTATTAACAGAGATGGGTTTTAATGTAAAAATTTTTGTCTATCCATATGGCGAATATAATTCTACTATAATTGACTATGTTAAAATAGGAGGATATATATGTGCTAGAACAATAAGTTATGAACCATATCATGTTGAAAATTTGGACGCTGTATACAGGATTGGTTCTTATTCTATAACAAATCAAAGCTTCGAAGAATTTACAAGAATTCTCTCGGAATCAAACTACAATACTATTGTCGTGCTAACATATCATTTTATTTCTGATATTGGCCCTCCAGAGACTTCAACTCCAGTTCAAAATTTCTATAAACAAATGAGATATTTAAAGGACAACAACTTTGAGATTATACTACTTTCAGATGTCATTTCCTCCAAAAGTGCTCACATCCTCACCCAATCGGCTCCCACCCTACTGGACGCAGAAGGTAGGCCTGCTGTTAGTGTTATTAGGAACACGGTCTTCTACATCCAAGTTACGTTGAGGAGCTATGTTGAAGTGGACATCAGCCCGTATGTGATAGCTCAAATAAAAGATGAGATGGGTAGGATAGTTGCCATAGGTATAACGATGGCTGATATAAGGGCTGGTGAGATGAAGAGTGTCCCTGTGGCCTTCCTAGGGATCCCTGCTGGAAAATATATCATAACTCTCTATGTCTGGAGCTGCCTGACCACGCCGACAGCTCTAGCTCCAATAATGACATTCATCATCACGATATCATAAATCTCCAGGAGAAGACTGACCTGAGAAGAGTAGAGTCGAAGGGGGTCACTTCTATACTCACCTTTCTAAAATCTCAAAGGCTCAACTGTATGACTTTTTTCCAGATTATTCCCGGGCCTTTAAGATAGCCTTCACACCATGGGCAGGCTTTGATAG
The sequence above is a segment of the Candidatus Bathyarchaeota archaeon genome. Coding sequences within it:
- a CDS encoding polysaccharide deacetylase family protein; translated protein: MSKHIKLLINKNFINFIIIASIFIIAIIWSIFCEIPLTYSNEFKKKVCIFFDDGWKNQFDVALPVLKDFGFKATFSIITDYIGIDRGTFWSRMNDDELRVLKNLGMEIASHSKTHPHMNNLTREQLIDEIINSKYVLTEMGFNVKIFVYPYGEYNSTIIDYVKIGGYICARTISYEPYHVENLDAVYRIGSYSITNQSFEEFTRILSESNYNTIVVLTYHFISDIGPPETSTPVQNFYKQMRYLKDNNFEIILLSDVISSKSAHILTQSAPTLLDAEGRPAVSVIRNTVFYIQVTLRSYVEVDISPYVIAQIKDEMGRIVAIGITMADIRAGEMKSVPVAFLGIPAGKYIITLYVWSCLTTPTALAPIMTFIITIS
- a CDS encoding glycosyltransferase family 2 protein; this translates as MAFMAAILSTAYFLILAIWRSSNEYHRIKRRTSYLIMFFSIIFIFLPFLVGLIVIYIYQPSLSSFFCGISVSGFTMTLFYDFLNIPLAMHHKRKEEEIAKQPIRDYPSISIIVPAYNEEKCIEKTIESLLELDYPDKEIIVVDDGSMDRTHEIALRFVSRDLEVVHKENGGKASALNCGLFFSKGEIIVVVDADSLISRTALKEIAKRLQDPKILGLAGNVKVLNRNNFLTRCQALEYITDINIAKRAFATMGCTMVVPGCLGAFKRSALIETGNFDPDTVTEDFDTTLKVLKIGGVVQTSSYAFSYTEAPETLRDLYRQRLRWYRGTFQALLKHRNIISRPIFDFLSFIGYPYILLSIIFIPICGFIALISGIIASLTGGAIIFLRMLIIFIFLEFFFSLLAIQMDDEDIKLTLYAPFFVIGYRHLRDLIRLKSLFDVILKREIKWMKVERIGRAQEIGRYVKTH